A genomic stretch from Arachis stenosperma cultivar V10309 chromosome 3, arast.V10309.gnm1.PFL2, whole genome shotgun sequence includes:
- the LOC130967507 gene encoding auxin-induced protein 6B-like produces the protein MGFRLPVIRRTSSFSASQAASKSVEVPKGHLVVYVGEKQKRFVIPVSYLNQPSIQDLLSQAEEEFGYDHPMGGLTIPFQSTGLSSTHTKMGFRFAGIRRKLSFNSNQASSKALEVPKGYLAVYVGENMKRFVIPISYLNQTSFQELLSQAEEEFGYDHPMGGLTIPCSEEAFLDLTSCFN, from the exons CCGTTTACCTGTTATTCGAAGGACATCATCATTCTCAGCTAGCCAAGCAGCTTCTAAATCTGTGGAAGTCCCAAAGGGGCATCTAGTAGTGTATGTTGGAGAGAAACAGAAGCGGTTTGTGATCCCCGTTTCATACTTGAACCAACCTTCAATCCAAGATTTGTTGAGCCAAGCTGAGGAAGAGTTCGGATATGATCATCCTATGGGAGGTCTAACAATTCCTT TTCAAAGT ACTGGTCTTTCATCAACACATACAAAAATGGGTTTTCGTTTTGCTGGTATCAGAAGAAAGCTATCATTTAATTCAAACCAAGCATCTTCAAAGGCTTTAGAAGTCCCAAAAGGCTATCTTGCTGTCTATGTTGGAGAGAACATGAAGCGGTTCGTGATTCCCATTTCGTATTTGAACCAGACTTCATTTCAAGAATTACTAAGCCAAGcagaagaagaattcggataTGATCATCCAATGGGTGGTCTCACTATTCCATGCAGTGAGGAAGCCTTCTTGGACCTCACTTCTTGCTTCAACTGA
- the LOC130967509 gene encoding indole-3-acetic acid-induced protein ARG7-like: protein MAFRIPGIRKASLSASKGTNVPKGYLAVYVGDKMRRFVIPVCYLNQPSFQELLNQAEEEFGYDHPTGGLTIPCISKLTYFSYTNPSRTMAFRIPSIRKASLSASKGTNVPKGYLAVYVGDKMRRFLIPVYYLNQPLFQELLSQSEEEFGYDHPTGGLTIPCSEDAFLNLTCQLSGQ, encoded by the exons ATGGCTTTCCGCATTCCAGGTATTAGAAAGGCATCACTTTCTGCATCAAAAGGGACTAATGTTCCAAAAGGCTATCTTGCAGTCTATGTGGGAGATAAGATGAGGCGGTTTGTGATTCCTGTATGTTACTTGAACCAGCCTTCATTTCAAGAATTACTAAACCAAGcagaagaagaattcggataTGATCATCCAACCGGTGGTCTCACAATTCCATGCA TATCAAAACTCACATATTTCTCTTATACAAATCCTTCAAGAACAATGGCTTTTCGCATTCCAAGTATTAGAAAGGCATCACTTTCTGCATCAAAAGGGACTAATGTTCCAAAAGGCTATCTTGCAGTCTATGTGGGAGATAAGATGAGGAGGTTTCTGATTCCTGTATATTACTTGAACCAACCTTTATTTCAAGAGTTACTAAGCCAATCAGAAGAAGAATTCGGTTATGATCACCCAACTGGCGGTCTCACAATTCCTTGCAGCGAGGATGCCTTCCTGAACCTCACTTGTCAATTAAGTGGGCAGTAA
- the LOC130968247 gene encoding auxin-induced protein 10A5-like — MGFRLSGIVRKASFTSSSKAMEVPKGYLAVYIGDKMKRFVIPISYLNQPSFQDLLSQAEEEFGYDHPMGGLTIPCEENMFLEITSRLS, encoded by the coding sequence ATGGGTTTTCGTTTATCCGGTATCGTAAGAAAGGCATCATTTACTTCATCTTCAAAAGCTATGGAAGTGCCAAAGGGTTATCTTGCAGTTTACATTGGAGATAAAATGAAGCGGTTTGTGATTCCTATATCATACTTGAACCAGCCTTCATTTCAAGATTTGCTAAGTCAAGCTGAGGAAGAATTTGGGTATGATCATCCAATGGGTGGTCTCACAATTCCTTGTGAAGAAAATATGTTCTTAGAAATCACTTCTCGCTTGAGTTGA